A region of Pontiella agarivorans DNA encodes the following proteins:
- a CDS encoding ATP-binding protein: protein MSEPFNPLQIGLLNLPNEEIEDGLISELDYQLNSPPRLSIEPGVTLFEENQQLNGIWILLDGQVELYRKVNGEKIIFHKQTAGRILGLIALARNSRAVFSCCAQTPLKLLRITNRQLDEALQNSDILRNLLISVLLQSMGRRHKRLIALQEEVLKLNKDIAAEHEQVVQTLDELQKAQAMLVESEKMATLGQLSAGVAHELNNPVAAIIRASDFVHNDLLALSNQIANGRSMQQILDRSFHSESVSTRQQRAERKKLTAEINDAELADRLVKIGIHSAAEYELLSNDISGSPTEQLEQLELYHQIGSALRNISSCAGRISGIVQSLRSYIHADHPENEYISVHKGIDDTLLLFSNRLRNVTVEKEYGTLPDIIANAGELNQVWTNIIGNALDAMGNKGRLMIRTRCDTDTVTIGIIDNGPGISPENIDKIFELRFTTRKGRVDFGLGLGLSITKNIITRHGGRIDVTSEPGHTEFSITLPVEGAAESVLLSSQENPS from the coding sequence ATGAGTGAGCCCTTCAACCCCCTTCAAATAGGATTGCTCAATCTCCCCAATGAAGAGATTGAGGACGGCCTCATTTCCGAGCTCGACTACCAGCTCAATTCCCCGCCCCGGCTCAGCATCGAACCGGGCGTCACCCTGTTTGAAGAGAATCAGCAGCTCAACGGCATATGGATCCTGCTCGACGGACAGGTGGAACTCTACCGTAAAGTTAATGGCGAAAAGATCATCTTTCACAAGCAGACCGCCGGGCGCATTCTCGGCCTGATTGCTCTGGCCCGGAATTCACGCGCGGTTTTTTCCTGCTGTGCCCAGACCCCGCTCAAACTGTTGCGGATCACCAACCGGCAGCTCGACGAAGCCCTGCAGAACAGCGATATTCTGCGTAATCTGCTGATTTCCGTACTGCTTCAGTCCATGGGCCGGCGGCACAAACGGCTGATTGCCCTTCAGGAAGAAGTGCTCAAACTCAACAAAGATATCGCCGCCGAACACGAACAGGTGGTCCAAACGCTGGACGAACTTCAGAAAGCCCAGGCCATGCTGGTGGAATCGGAAAAAATGGCTACTCTCGGTCAACTCTCCGCCGGCGTCGCCCACGAGCTCAACAATCCCGTCGCAGCCATCATTCGCGCCTCCGACTTTGTGCACAACGACCTGCTCGCCCTCTCAAATCAGATTGCCAACGGCCGCAGCATGCAGCAAATCCTCGACCGCTCGTTCCACTCGGAATCCGTATCCACCCGCCAGCAGCGGGCAGAACGCAAAAAACTCACTGCCGAAATCAACGATGCCGAGCTCGCCGACCGTCTGGTGAAAATCGGCATTCACAGTGCCGCGGAATATGAGTTGCTGAGCAACGATATTTCCGGCTCACCGACCGAACAGCTGGAGCAGCTCGAACTCTACCACCAGATCGGCTCCGCACTGCGCAACATCAGCAGCTGCGCCGGGCGCATCTCCGGCATCGTGCAGAGTCTGCGTTCCTACATCCACGCCGACCACCCCGAAAATGAATACATCTCCGTCCACAAAGGGATCGACGATACGCTCCTGCTCTTCTCCAACCGGCTGCGCAACGTGACTGTTGAAAAAGAGTACGGAACCCTTCCGGACATCATTGCCAACGCCGGCGAACTGAATCAGGTCTGGACCAATATCATCGGAAACGCCCTCGATGCCATGGGCAATAAAGGCCGGCTGATGATCCGGACCCGGTGCGACACCGACACCGTCACCATCGGCATCATCGACAACGGTCCGGGAATTTCGCCGGAAAATATTGATAAAATTTTTGAGCTCCGTTTCACCACCCGCAAAGGCCGCGTCGACTTCGGACTGGGACTGGGCCTTTCCATCACTAAAAATATCATTACCCGGCACGGGGGCCGCATCGACGTAACATCGGAACCCGGACACACAGAATTTTCCATCACCCTTCCCGTTGAAGGTGCGGCGGAATCTGTATTACTATCAAGTCAGGAGAACCCATCATGA
- a CDS encoding response regulator: protein MKKIAILCVEDEAEVREAVIRDLKPFAGAFRIEAAEDVNDARDVLTELEEEGLELGLALCDHMMPGESGVDFLVSLENNDEYQDSRKILITGQAGLEDTVRAVNEAQLHHYISKPWNPEELQSVVKKQLTDYVIENAEDLKPYVACLDGARLMTEIAKTGSDR from the coding sequence ATGAAAAAAATTGCCATACTGTGTGTAGAAGATGAAGCCGAAGTCCGCGAAGCCGTCATCCGCGACCTCAAACCGTTTGCCGGCGCCTTCCGCATCGAGGCCGCCGAAGATGTCAACGACGCCCGCGACGTCCTTACCGAACTCGAAGAAGAAGGCCTTGAGCTCGGCCTTGCCTTGTGCGACCACATGATGCCCGGCGAAAGCGGCGTGGATTTTCTCGTTTCTCTTGAGAACAATGACGAATATCAGGATTCTCGCAAAATTCTCATCACGGGCCAGGCCGGCCTCGAAGATACTGTCCGGGCTGTGAATGAAGCCCAATTGCACCACTATATTTCCAAACCCTGGAACCCCGAGGAACTTCAGAGTGTGGTCAAAAAACAGCTGACCGACTACGTCATCGAAAATGCCGAAGATCTCAAGCCCTACGTCGCCTGCCTCGACGGCGCACGCCTCATGACCGAAATCGCCAAAACCGGTTCCGACCGATAA
- the smc gene encoding chromosome segregation protein SMC codes for MYLKTLEIVGFKSFANKTKLDFEPGMTAIVGPNGCGKSNVSDAVRWVLGEQRARALRGAKMEDVIFNGTDSSKPLGMAEVSITLADCTEALGIEYDEVCITRRVFRSGESGYFLNRKACRLKDIQRLFMDTGVGTDSYSVLEQGKIDQILSARADDRRTVFEEAAGITKYKADKKEALRKLEHTEANLLRLDDVVREVKRQIISLQRQAGKARRYKELSEEMRSLDLYVTNQRLKEYAQKINELSGELQVLEHKVNELHKQVESAEAEAKNSRSALTRLEESISQAMEQASAARSELERTRNLITMNTDRIAELTTLAQRNTQETEEARVRLESHRAELEQIISNIQEAEVEKEAAGIELEKVTEIQKQAEEKMNATRMALNELRNESVALDSKASKMQNELNALDARDREAMLKKERLATEKAELERSLASFTEREEEMTAMVETLQSKVAEQADTLNSLNSDRASRKDRIVESERKLNELQKTAAAKRARHEMLSGGEARQEGFPPGAQILLNPPDDFTPDHSGIIGPLAEQMTTSPEYQTALEAILRPCIDAVVVRDEAFARETLNWLRDNEAGSARLLSVASAREEAQLDSSAIGRALIDCITFDDAVAPLIRRLFWNVRVVGSEVEIPDVLSADTVVVTQNGTVISGCGASEIWMPGTEDKSPLARHQLREQLQSEINGLEEEILTLENQLETLRSDESTMVESINSARQMLEEFRRELALQEGELQVVSRETKTARNRVETVTFEFNNLQENESEGAEMRRKLATELQNCRNRQSEVRQASAEQTRMLTTVEEERNSALQITSEHRIVYSQKTNILEHLNNRKQPMEARIAELEELINERSSGVDSYNRRIEDLKVSIEDEQNKIQPLEDRLDETTRTLEAERSRREETIQILTTAENRLQVIRRDLENELNKKSTYEVEKAEFTMRHDNALERVTGAYQITKEELAEAEAPHWENDEVPEREVIETRVAELQAKLNSMGPVNLVAIEEHAEHEERYTFLLKQQEDLAAAKQQLLDMIKTINNTTTELFKDTFNKVNTEFQEMFKKLFGGGSAKLVLTDDEDVLEAGIEIIARPPGKKLQTISLLSGGERTMTAVALLFSLFKVKPSPFCVLDELDAALDDANINRFVEALTDFLTQSQFIIITHSRQTIAAASVIYGVTMQTRGISKVVSMKFADYQANEKNMK; via the coding sequence GTGTATCTGAAAACCCTGGAAATTGTTGGATTTAAAAGCTTCGCGAATAAGACCAAGCTGGACTTCGAGCCGGGTATGACGGCGATTGTGGGTCCGAACGGCTGCGGAAAAAGTAATGTTTCCGACGCCGTTCGCTGGGTACTCGGTGAACAGCGTGCCCGCGCCTTGCGCGGAGCGAAAATGGAAGACGTCATTTTCAACGGTACCGACTCGTCCAAACCGCTCGGCATGGCCGAGGTCAGCATCACGCTGGCCGACTGCACGGAAGCCCTCGGCATTGAATACGACGAAGTCTGCATTACCCGCCGCGTTTTCCGCTCCGGCGAATCGGGCTATTTTCTGAACCGCAAAGCCTGCCGCTTAAAAGACATCCAGCGTCTGTTCATGGATACCGGCGTCGGCACCGATTCCTACTCCGTACTCGAACAGGGAAAAATCGACCAGATTCTTTCGGCGCGTGCCGATGACCGCCGCACCGTTTTTGAAGAAGCCGCAGGCATCACCAAATACAAAGCCGACAAAAAAGAGGCCCTGCGCAAACTGGAGCATACCGAGGCCAACCTGCTCCGCCTCGACGATGTCGTGCGCGAAGTGAAACGACAGATCATCTCGCTTCAGCGCCAGGCCGGAAAAGCCCGGCGCTATAAAGAACTCTCGGAAGAGATGCGCAGCCTGGATCTTTATGTCACAAACCAGCGTCTGAAAGAATATGCCCAGAAGATCAACGAGCTTTCCGGCGAACTCCAGGTGCTGGAACACAAGGTCAATGAGCTCCACAAACAAGTGGAATCCGCGGAAGCAGAAGCAAAAAATTCACGCTCCGCCCTTACCCGGCTGGAAGAAAGCATTTCGCAGGCGATGGAACAGGCTTCCGCCGCCCGGAGTGAACTGGAGCGGACCAGAAACCTGATCACCATGAACACCGACCGGATTGCCGAGCTGACCACGCTGGCCCAGCGCAATACGCAGGAGACGGAGGAGGCGCGGGTGCGCCTGGAGTCTCACCGGGCAGAACTTGAACAAATCATCAGCAACATTCAGGAAGCGGAAGTCGAAAAAGAGGCGGCCGGCATTGAACTGGAAAAAGTCACCGAAATTCAGAAACAGGCCGAAGAAAAAATGAATGCCACACGGATGGCTCTCAACGAGCTGCGCAATGAATCCGTCGCTCTCGATTCCAAAGCCTCCAAAATGCAGAATGAACTGAATGCCCTCGACGCACGCGACCGCGAGGCCATGCTGAAAAAGGAACGACTCGCCACCGAAAAGGCCGAACTCGAACGCTCGCTGGCCTCGTTTACCGAACGTGAAGAGGAAATGACGGCAATGGTTGAAACACTTCAGAGTAAGGTGGCTGAACAGGCCGATACCCTGAACAGCCTCAATTCCGACCGGGCATCGCGCAAAGACCGCATTGTTGAAAGTGAACGCAAGCTCAACGAACTGCAGAAAACCGCGGCCGCCAAGCGCGCCCGGCATGAAATGCTTTCCGGCGGCGAAGCCCGGCAGGAAGGGTTCCCGCCCGGCGCACAAATCCTGCTCAATCCCCCGGATGATTTCACCCCCGACCATTCCGGCATTATCGGACCGCTGGCCGAACAAATGACCACTTCGCCGGAATATCAGACCGCACTGGAAGCCATTCTGCGCCCCTGCATCGATGCCGTTGTGGTTCGCGATGAAGCCTTTGCGCGCGAGACACTCAACTGGCTGCGCGATAATGAAGCCGGCAGTGCCCGCCTGCTGAGTGTGGCCTCAGCCAGGGAAGAAGCCCAACTGGACTCCTCCGCCATCGGCCGGGCGCTGATCGACTGTATTACTTTTGATGATGCCGTCGCTCCGCTGATTCGCCGTCTTTTCTGGAATGTGCGTGTGGTCGGCTCCGAGGTGGAGATTCCCGACGTACTGTCCGCCGACACGGTGGTCGTGACCCAGAACGGTACCGTGATTTCCGGATGCGGCGCATCGGAGATCTGGATGCCGGGCACCGAGGATAAAAGTCCGCTCGCCCGCCATCAGTTACGCGAGCAGTTGCAAAGCGAAATCAACGGACTGGAGGAAGAGATCCTGACACTGGAAAACCAGCTTGAAACACTGCGGTCCGACGAATCAACCATGGTGGAATCCATTAACAGCGCCCGCCAGATGCTCGAAGAATTCCGGCGCGAACTTGCCTTACAGGAAGGTGAACTGCAGGTGGTCAGCCGGGAAACCAAAACCGCACGCAATCGTGTTGAAACCGTAACCTTTGAATTCAATAATCTGCAGGAGAACGAAAGTGAAGGCGCTGAGATGCGCCGGAAACTGGCCACAGAACTGCAGAACTGCCGTAACCGCCAGTCCGAAGTACGCCAGGCCAGTGCGGAGCAGACCCGTATGCTGACCACCGTTGAAGAGGAGCGCAACAGCGCTCTTCAGATCACGTCCGAGCATCGCATTGTTTATTCCCAGAAAACCAATATCCTCGAACACCTCAACAACCGGAAACAGCCGATGGAAGCCCGCATCGCTGAACTTGAGGAACTGATTAACGAACGGTCGAGCGGCGTGGATTCCTATAACCGCCGCATTGAAGACCTCAAGGTTTCCATCGAGGACGAACAGAATAAAATCCAGCCTCTGGAAGATCGGCTGGATGAAACCACCCGAACGCTTGAAGCAGAACGTTCCCGCCGCGAAGAAACCATTCAGATTCTGACCACGGCGGAAAACCGTCTGCAGGTGATCCGGCGCGATCTGGAAAATGAACTGAATAAAAAATCAACGTATGAGGTGGAAAAGGCCGAGTTCACCATGCGCCACGACAATGCCCTGGAGCGCGTCACCGGTGCCTACCAAATCACCAAAGAGGAGCTGGCGGAAGCCGAAGCTCCCCACTGGGAAAACGATGAAGTTCCGGAACGCGAAGTCATCGAAACCCGCGTGGCCGAACTGCAGGCTAAACTCAATTCAATGGGACCGGTGAACCTTGTTGCCATCGAAGAGCATGCCGAACATGAAGAGCGCTATACCTTTCTTCTGAAGCAACAGGAAGACCTCGCCGCCGCAAAACAGCAGCTGCTGGATATGATCAAAACGATCAACAACACAACCACTGAACTTTTTAAAGATACCTTCAATAAGGTGAACACCGAGTTTCAGGAAATGTTTAAAAAGCTCTTTGGCGGAGGTTCCGCCAAACTGGTGCTCACCGACGACGAAGACGTGCTTGAAGCCGGCATTGAAATCATCGCCCGCCCCCCCGGAAAAAAACTGCAGACCATCTCGCTGCTTTCCGGCGGTGAGCGCACGATGACCGCTGTGGCCCTGCTTTTCTCGCTGTTTAAAGTGAAGCCGAGCCCCTTCTGCGTGCTCGACGAGCTCGACGCGGCGCTCGACGATGCCAACATCAACCGCTTTGTCGAAGCCCTGACCGATTTTCTGACTCAGTCGCAGTTTATTATCATTACCCACAGCCGCCAGACCATTGCCGCAGCCAGTGTCATCTACGGTGTCACCATGCAGACCCGCGGCATCTCCAAGGTGGTTTCAATGAAATTTGCCGACTATCAGGCCAACGAAAAGAATATGAAGTAA
- a CDS encoding DUF1266 domain-containing protein: MKVVWVLVAVSQTIVAQKFYSAEQKQWALAVSAILTERNQEDLFALTGAPQIQLAVDAKKETLVTWWSVDSRKELLEVMRWARDEGHRAVYERIHKNLDKAGWWPGFQYKIRNAMDPQYQYRCNFVMEHKDDLKAEQLVAWDIGRVVSLARWGVLCGYLQEEEAWNWIMEAAQQLQQRYSSWEEFATNYLLGREFSTRYRSTDAVHLYHKAAFWNLNNVYSPWKCMEWDLDLSGSNVKPESAELPNVSDYYLALEYDWDDSADKAVGLLKKVAGKGESLYRGLAYRRMGHVYEYGRSGISKNWKKALEYYEQGAEFSEGNCLFKLGYAHYTGKGRPKDFLKAMDYWRAAADAGNVDGLTHLGILYSDGKGVEKDVEKAAAYYREATMWGATSSENNHAWMMYENPEIWEPDIAIRMAYNGVQKWECNPHYHTLVKVLMKAERWDEAGRALNQWQRFDMRNREIYDPVAVPEKFKKLRKQIRDERVESHRRFVSSGTAAD, from the coding sequence ATGAAGGTTGTTTGGGTGCTCGTTGCGGTTTCGCAAACGATTGTTGCTCAGAAGTTTTATTCTGCGGAACAGAAACAGTGGGCTCTGGCGGTTTCAGCTATACTTACAGAACGAAACCAGGAAGATTTATTTGCCTTAACCGGCGCGCCTCAAATTCAGCTTGCCGTTGATGCGAAAAAAGAAACACTGGTGACGTGGTGGAGTGTGGATTCCCGCAAAGAGCTTCTGGAAGTGATGCGATGGGCACGCGATGAAGGTCATCGGGCAGTCTATGAACGCATCCACAAGAATCTGGATAAAGCCGGGTGGTGGCCGGGTTTTCAGTATAAAATTCGGAATGCAATGGATCCGCAGTATCAATACCGATGTAATTTTGTTATGGAGCATAAAGATGACCTTAAGGCGGAGCAGCTGGTGGCTTGGGATATTGGCAGGGTGGTTTCTCTGGCTCGTTGGGGGGTGTTGTGTGGGTACTTACAGGAAGAGGAGGCCTGGAATTGGATTATGGAGGCTGCCCAGCAATTACAACAACGGTACAGCTCATGGGAGGAATTCGCGACGAATTATCTGTTGGGGCGGGAATTTTCGACGCGGTACCGTTCGACTGATGCGGTTCATTTGTATCACAAGGCGGCTTTCTGGAACCTGAACAATGTGTACAGTCCCTGGAAATGTATGGAATGGGACCTGGATCTGTCGGGAAGCAATGTCAAACCCGAGTCTGCAGAATTGCCGAATGTCTCGGATTATTATTTAGCTCTTGAATATGATTGGGATGATTCTGCAGACAAGGCCGTCGGCCTTTTAAAAAAAGTGGCCGGCAAAGGTGAATCCCTGTATCGAGGGTTGGCGTACCGTCGAATGGGACATGTCTATGAATATGGGCGAAGCGGAATTTCCAAGAATTGGAAAAAGGCGCTCGAATATTATGAGCAAGGGGCGGAATTCAGTGAGGGCAACTGCCTTTTTAAGCTTGGCTATGCCCATTATACGGGAAAAGGCAGGCCAAAGGATTTTTTGAAGGCGATGGATTATTGGCGGGCAGCAGCTGATGCCGGGAATGTGGATGGGTTGACCCATCTCGGTATTCTTTACAGCGATGGTAAAGGGGTGGAGAAAGATGTTGAAAAAGCGGCTGCCTATTATCGTGAAGCGACCATGTGGGGTGCAACTTCTTCTGAAAATAATCATGCATGGATGATGTATGAAAATCCGGAAATCTGGGAACCCGATATTGCCATTCGCATGGCTTATAACGGAGTCCAAAAATGGGAATGCAATCCTCACTACCATACGCTGGTGAAAGTATTGATGAAGGCAGAGCGGTGGGACGAGGCTGGGCGTGCGCTCAATCAGTGGCAGCGGTTCGATATGCGGAATAGGGAGATCTATGATCCCGTTGCGGTCCCGGAAAAATTCAAGAAACTGCGTAAACAGATTCGGGATGAACGGGTGGAGTCACATCGCCGGTTTGTATCCTCCGGCACCGCGGCGGACTGA
- the hisS gene encoding histidine--tRNA ligase, which yields MANNEFQPLQGMSDIPAPEIYLWRMMEERARNVFTSYGYDELRTPVLEKITVFQRSLGETTDVVKKEMYSFKPSKHELAMRPEGTAGTMRHLAGRGEEGLNARVFYIAPMFRYERPQAGRKRQFHQVGVEATGEPNPLADAEAIALQKSLLDAWGLTGSTIKVSTRGEPDDRPKVAEGLREALRPYEQELCEDCQRRIDENVLRVIDCKNESCQKIVDQIPSPIEFMSEASRGYLDQVIQALDAMGVEVTVDPKLIRGLDYYVHTVWEISHSALGAQDALAGGGRYLIDLGKKRIPGVGFAVGFERAIMALEACGISGEQFAPEGGIWLVSLGEKALMENMKLAAELRAKGIRCGMELAAKSMKAQMRKAGRSGAAKVVIRGDDEITNQTLIIKDMEQGTQEDAPLAELFDRI from the coding sequence ATGGCAAATAACGAGTTCCAGCCGCTTCAGGGCATGTCCGACATTCCGGCGCCGGAGATTTATCTCTGGCGCATGATGGAGGAACGGGCGCGCAACGTTTTCACCAGCTACGGCTACGACGAGTTGCGCACCCCGGTGCTTGAAAAAATCACCGTCTTTCAGCGTTCGCTCGGCGAAACCACTGACGTGGTAAAAAAGGAGATGTACTCCTTCAAGCCGAGTAAACACGAACTGGCGATGCGCCCGGAAGGTACGGCGGGAACCATGCGTCATTTGGCCGGACGCGGTGAAGAGGGGCTGAATGCGCGTGTTTTTTACATTGCCCCGATGTTCCGCTACGAGCGTCCGCAGGCCGGTCGCAAGCGGCAGTTTCATCAGGTTGGTGTTGAAGCCACCGGTGAACCGAATCCGCTGGCCGATGCGGAAGCCATTGCCTTGCAGAAAAGCCTGCTTGATGCCTGGGGGCTGACCGGCTCCACCATCAAGGTGAGCACCCGCGGTGAGCCGGATGATCGGCCGAAAGTGGCGGAAGGGTTGCGTGAGGCGCTTCGTCCGTATGAGCAGGAGCTTTGTGAAGACTGTCAGCGCCGGATCGATGAAAATGTGCTGCGCGTCATCGATTGTAAAAACGAGAGCTGCCAGAAAATCGTCGATCAGATTCCTTCTCCGATTGAATTTATGAGCGAGGCTTCGCGCGGCTATCTCGATCAGGTCATTCAGGCTTTGGACGCGATGGGTGTGGAAGTGACTGTTGATCCGAAGCTCATTCGCGGGCTCGATTATTATGTGCACACCGTCTGGGAAATCAGCCATTCTGCTCTCGGTGCACAGGATGCGCTGGCCGGCGGCGGTCGTTATCTGATTGATCTCGGTAAAAAAAGGATTCCGGGCGTTGGTTTTGCGGTTGGTTTTGAGCGTGCCATCATGGCGCTGGAAGCCTGTGGGATTTCCGGCGAACAGTTTGCACCGGAAGGCGGTATCTGGCTGGTATCGCTCGGTGAAAAAGCTCTGATGGAAAACATGAAGCTGGCGGCTGAACTGCGTGCCAAAGGTATTCGCTGCGGTATGGAGCTTGCAGCGAAAAGTATGAAGGCGCAGATGCGCAAAGCCGGCCGGTCCGGCGCGGCGAAGGTGGTTATCCGCGGCGACGATGAAATTACCAACCAGACTTTAATTATTAAAGATATGGAGCAGGGGACGCAGGAAGATGCGCCGCTTGCGGAGTTGTTCGATAGAATTTAA
- a CDS encoding HU family DNA-binding protein codes for MTKRDLVMRIADETGLIQQDVYAVIQKSLDYIVEALENDDTVEFRNFGVFEVRERKQRIGRNPNKPENVVTIPARKVVKFKPGKIMRERITGE; via the coding sequence ATGACGAAACGTGATTTGGTAATGCGCATCGCCGACGAAACCGGCCTGATTCAACAGGATGTTTATGCGGTGATTCAGAAGAGCCTCGACTACATTGTTGAGGCCCTCGAAAACGACGATACCGTTGAGTTTCGTAATTTCGGTGTGTTCGAAGTCCGTGAACGCAAGCAGCGCATTGGTCGTAATCCGAATAAGCCGGAAAATGTGGTCACCATTCCGGCCCGGAAAGTGGTTAAATTCAAGCCGGGCAAGATTATGCGCGAACGGATCACCGGGGAGTAA
- a CDS encoding SLC13 family permease has product MTENAKGLNKTRIIGLIVAVIAFIIPFVVQFDGLSVAGHRVLSIFLMAIALWISEAIPLHATAALIIILEILFISDKAMLPLPAGFDAPSYKGFYGALASPVLMLFLGGFFLADGAAKFNLDTNLVRVLIKPFGTMPSRVILGLMLITAIFSMFMSNTATTATMIAVVLPLIAKLPEGDRTKIGLVLAIPVAANIGGMGTPVGTPPNAIALGALAKEGVNISFVNWMIMVIPFMLIVLFFAWFVLAKFYSQNDSKIEIDIDSKFETTPKAILFYIVAAATILLWFTEKLHGIPSTIVGFMPVVVLLATGVINQKEFHSMQWSVLWLVAGGIAMGSGVGKSGLDQWLIGLINWAEMSPAFIAGGMFIAALLMGSVISHSATANLLVPIGMSLATAPGVAISPVASAVFIAIGSSLAMALPISTPPNAIAYSTGAIKTKDMAITGIMFGILGTILYAGFASKLWNLLGIMPE; this is encoded by the coding sequence ATGACAGAGAACGCTAAGGGGCTTAACAAGACCAGAATCATCGGTCTCATCGTTGCGGTTATCGCATTCATCATTCCATTTGTGGTTCAGTTCGACGGTCTTTCCGTTGCCGGCCACCGGGTCCTCTCCATCTTTCTGATGGCGATTGCCCTCTGGATTTCAGAAGCAATCCCGCTCCACGCCACGGCGGCTCTGATTATTATTCTGGAAATCCTGTTTATTTCCGACAAAGCCATGCTTCCATTACCGGCCGGATTCGATGCCCCGTCTTATAAAGGCTTCTACGGCGCACTCGCCAGCCCGGTCCTTATGCTCTTCCTCGGCGGATTTTTCCTCGCCGACGGCGCAGCCAAATTCAATCTCGACACGAACCTTGTCCGCGTTTTGATTAAACCCTTCGGCACCATGCCCTCCCGCGTGATTCTCGGCCTGATGCTTATCACCGCCATTTTCTCGATGTTCATGAGCAACACCGCCACCACTGCCACCATGATCGCCGTGGTCCTGCCGCTCATCGCCAAACTGCCGGAAGGTGACCGCACGAAAATCGGTCTCGTCCTCGCCATTCCCGTTGCGGCCAACATCGGCGGCATGGGCACCCCCGTCGGCACGCCCCCCAACGCTATTGCGCTGGGAGCACTGGCTAAAGAAGGCGTCAACATCAGCTTCGTCAATTGGATGATCATGGTTATCCCGTTCATGCTCATCGTGCTGTTTTTCGCCTGGTTTGTCCTTGCGAAATTCTACTCCCAAAACGATTCCAAAATCGAAATCGACATCGATTCCAAATTTGAGACCACCCCGAAAGCCATTCTGTTCTACATTGTCGCCGCCGCCACCATTCTGCTCTGGTTCACAGAAAAGCTGCATGGCATCCCCTCAACCATCGTCGGCTTCATGCCGGTGGTCGTACTGCTCGCCACCGGCGTGATCAACCAGAAAGAATTCCACTCGATGCAATGGAGCGTACTCTGGCTTGTCGCCGGCGGCATCGCCATGGGCAGCGGCGTAGGCAAAAGCGGGCTGGATCAGTGGCTTATCGGACTGATCAACTGGGCGGAAATGTCGCCGGCCTTCATCGCAGGCGGCATGTTCATCGCCGCCCTGCTCATGGGCTCTGTCATTTCCCATTCCGCCACCGCCAACCTGCTGGTCCCGATCGGCATGAGTCTGGCCACCGCCCCCGGCGTCGCCATCAGCCCGGTCGCCTCCGCCGTGTTCATTGCCATCGGCTCATCACTGGCCATGGCCCTGCCGATCTCCACTCCACCGAATGCGATTGCCTACTCCACCGGTGCCATAAAAACCAAAGATATGGCCATCACGGGCATTATGTTCGGTATTCTCGGCACGATCCTTTATGCCGGATTTGCTTCCAAACTCTGGAATCTGCTTGGAATTATGCCTGAATGA